In Mesorhizobium sp. J428, the genomic window CCATCACGTTGGTCAGCACGTTCAGGCGGCCGCGATGGGCCATGCCGAGCACGATCTCCTTGAGGCCCAGCGAGCCGCCGCGCTTGATGATCTGCTCGAGCGCCGGGATGAGCGACTCGCCGCCGTCGAGACCGAAGCGCTTGGTGCCCTTGTACTTGACGTCGATGAACTGCTCGAAACCCTCGGCCTCGATCAGCTTGTGCAGGATCGCCTTCTTGCCGTTGGCGGTGAAGAACACGCCCTTGTCCGGCCCTTCGATGCGCTCCTGTATCCAGGCCTTTTCGGCCGGATCGGAGATGTGCATGAACTCGACGCCCAGCGTGGAGCAATAGGTACGCTTCACGATCTCCAGCATCTGCCGGATGGTGGCGTATTCGCCGAGACCCAAAACGCCGTCGATAAAGATCGGACGGTCGAGATCCGCTTCGGTGAAGCCGTAGCTGGCCGGCGACAGTTCGTCGTAGTCTTCCAGTGGCTTGGCGATGCCGAGCGGGTCGAGGTCGGCGTGCAGGTGGCCGCGCATGCGGTAGGCGCGGATCATCATCAGCGCCCGGACGGAATCGCGCGCGGCGCGCTGCACGTCGGCATCGGTCGCCGTCGGCGCGGCCGCAGCGCCGTCGGCCGCCTTGTCGCGGATCTTCTTCTCGACGGCCTTCTCGATCTGGCCCCAGTTGCCATCGAGCGCCGAGACCAGCTCGCCGTTCGCCGCCTGCGGCCAGCCCTTCTGCCGCCACGAAGCGCCTTCGGCGTTCTTGACCACAATCGCCGCATCGTCCTTCAGCGCACTGAAGAATTCGCGCCACTCTTCGTTCACAGAGGCGGGATTGTTCTGCCAATCGGCATAGAGCTGCTCGATGTAGTCCGCGTTCCCGCCATAGAGGAACGATGTCACCGAGAACTGGTCGTTGGCCTGATCTTGCCTTGCCATTGTCGTGTCGGAGCGCCGCGCTCCGTCTCCTGATTAGGGGAGTAGGGGAATAAGGCAGTAGGGTAGTAGGGAAATTCCGCCCTCTCAGCCCTGCTCCTTATTCCCCTACTCCATACTCCCTTAACTCTTAATCGCTTCCACCAGCGTCTTGCCGAGACGCGCCGGCGAGGGCGAAACCTTGATGCCCGCGGCTTCCATCGCCGCGATCTTGTCTTCCGCGCCGCCCTTGCCGCCGGAGATCACCGCGCCGGCGTGGCCCATCGTGCGACCGGGAGGAGCCGTGCGGCCCGCGATGAAGCCGGCCATCGGCTTCTTGCGGCCGCGCTTTGCCTCGTCGCGCAGGAACTGCGCCGCGTCTTCCTCGGCAGAGCCGCCGATCTCGCCGATCATGATGATCGACTTGGTCTCGTCGTCGGCCAGGAACATTTCGAGCATGTCGATGAACTCGGTGCCCTTTACGGGATCGCCGCCGATGCCGACCGCCGTCGACTGGCCAAGGCCTTCGTTGGAGGTCTGGAAGACTGCTTCATAGGTAAGCGTTCCCGAGCGGGAAACAACGCCGACCGAGCCCTTCTTGAAGATGTTTCCGGGCATGATGCCGATCTTGCACTCGTTGGGCGTGACGATGCCCGGGCAGTTCGGTCCGATCAGGCGGGACTTCGAACGGTCGAGCCGCGCCTTGACCTTGACCATGTCCATGACCGGGATGCCCTCGGTGATGCAGACGATCAGCGGCACCTCGGCCTCGATCGCCTCGATGATCGCCTCGGCCGCGCCCGCCGGCGGAACGTAGACGACCGAAGCGGTTGCACCGGTTGCTTCCTTGGCCTCGCCGACGGTGGCGAAGATCGGCAGGGTCTCGCCCTTCGAACCGGTCCACTTTTCGCCGCCCTTCTTGGGATGGATGCCGGCGACCATCTGGGTGCCGTAATAGGCCAGCGCCTGCTCCGTGTGGAACGTGCCGGTCTTGCCGGTCAGGCCCTGCACGATGACCTTGGTGTTCTTGTCGATGAGAATGGACATGCGGAACGTGACTCCCGGGGGATCAGTTGTTCTGGAACGAACGGCGGGCCAGCGCGACGCTAGCCCTTCACCGCCGCGACGATCTTCTTGGCTGCGTCGTCGAGATCGTCGGCCGAGATGACGTTGAGGCCGCTCTCGTTGATGATCTTCTTGCCCAGCTCGACATTGGTGCCTTCGAGGCGCACGACCAGCGGCACCTTGAGGCCGACTTCCTTGACCGCCGCGATCACGCCCTCGGCGATGATGTCGCACTTCATGATGCCGCCGAAGATGTTGACCAGGATGCCCTTCACCGCCGGATCGGCCGTGATGATCTTGAACGCCGCGGTGACCTTCTCCTTGCTCGCGCCGCCGCCGACGTCGAGGAAGTTGGCAGGCTCGGCGCCGTAGAGCTTGATGATGTCCATCGTCGCCATGGCGAGGCCGGCGCCGTTGACCATGCAGCCGATATTGCCGTCCAGCGCCACATAGGCCAGGTCATACTTGGACGCCTGGATCTCCTTCTCGTCCTCTTCGGTCGTGTCGCGGAGTTCCATGATCTCGGGGTGGCGGAACAGCGCGTTGTTGTCGAACGACACCTTGGCGTCGAGCACGCGCAGGCGGCCGTTCTTCATCACGATCAGCGGGTTGACCTCGAGCAGGCTCATGTCCTTCTCGACGAACGCCTTGTAGAGGATCGGGAACAGGCTCTCGCCGTCCTTCGCCGCGTCGCCCGACAGGCCGTAAGCGGCGTTGATCTTCTTCACGTCGTCGGCCGTCACACCCTTTTCGGGGTCGATGGCGATCGTGACGATCTTCTCCGGCGTGTCATGGGCAACCGCCTCGATGTCCATGCCGCCCTCGGTCGAGACGACAAAGGCGACCCGGCCGACGGAACGGTCGACGAGGATCGAGAGATAGAGCTCGCGATCGATGTCGGCGCCGTCCTCGATATAGAGGCGGTTGACCTGCTTGCCGGCCTCGCCGGTCTGCTTGGTGACCAGCGTGTTGCCCAGCATCTCCTTGACGTTGTGCACGACCTCGTCGATCGACTTGGCAAGGCGCACGCCGCCCTTGGCGTCGGGGCCGAGTTCCTTGAACTTGCCCTTGCCGCGGCCGCCGGCGTGGATCTGGCTCTTCACGACGTAGAGCGGGCCGGGCAGCGAGCGGGCCGCGTTCTGCGCCTCGTCCGCCTTGAGGATCGCCACGCCGTCCGCGACCGGCGCGCCGTAGCTCTTGAGGATCTGCTTAGCTTGGTATTCGTGGATGTTCATGGGGCGCTCGCTTACTTGCCGAGGTTCGGGGCGATGGCGACGCAGGCCTCGCAAAGGCCCTGCACCGCGGCGACCGACTTGTCGAACATCTTCTGCTCGGCCTTGTTGAAGTCGATCTCGATGACGCGCTCGACGCCGCCGGCGCCGATCACCACCGGCACGCCGACATACATGTCCTTGAGGCCGTGCTGGCCGGAAAGATGCGCGGCGCAGGGCAGCACGCGCTTCTTGTCCTTGAGATAGGCCTCGGCCATCGACACGGCCGACGCCGCCGGGGCGTAGTAGGCCGAGCCGGACTTGAGCAGGCCGACGATCTCGCCGCCGCCCTTGCGGGTGCGCTCGACGATGGCGTCCAGCTTCTCCTTGGTGGTCCAGCCCATCTTGACTAGGTCGGGCAGCGGGATGCCGGCGACGGTCGAGTAGCGCACCAGCGGCACCATGTCGTCGCCGTGGCCGCCCAGCGTCATCGCCGAGACGTCTTCAACCGACACCTTGAACTCATCGGCGAGGAAGTGGCGGAAGCGGGCCGAGTCGAGCACGCCGGCCATGCCGACCACATGGGTCTTCGGCAGGCCGGAGAACTTCTGCAGCGCCCAGACCATGGCGTCGAGCGGATTGGTGATGCAGATGACGAAAGCCTTCGGCGCATACTTCTTGATGCCGGCGCCCACCTGCTCCATCACCTTGAGGTTGATGCCGAGCAGGTCGTCACGGCTCATGCCGGGCTTGCGCGGCACGCCGGCGGTGACGATGCAAACATCCGCATCCTTGATGGCCGAGTAGTCGTTGGCGCCCTGGAGGCGGGCATCGAAGCCTTCAACCGGAGCCGACTGCGCGATGTCCAGGCCCTTGCCCTGCGGAATGCCTTCGGCGATATCGAACAGAACGACGTCGCCGAGTTCCTTGAGCCCGATCAGATGGGCGAGCGTGCCGCCGATCATACCCGAGCCGATGAGGGCAATCTTGTTGCGTGCCATGCGAACCGTCCCTTGCGCATCGCCGGGTCCACTCGCGGCCGGCGGAGTTGAAACCGTCGGGGCTTATCCGCACAAATCGAAATCTGTGTGACATACGCCCGCGCCGCCGGCTCGGTGCCGACGAAACCGGCGGAGGCATTAGGCCGGCCTGAAGAAAAATTCAACCGATTCTTTTGGATCTAATAAATTCAATCGGTTAATACTTTTTTGATTTACGTAAACGTCAAAACATAAGTCAATAAATAGGCAACGTTCGGCAATGGAAACTGCGCGGGCAGTCAGATGGCGCAATCTGCCGCTGATTCAGGCACCCGCCCCCTCCACCCATTCCCGGCTCTGCATCTCGTTGAGGCGGGAGGCGGTGCGTGCGAATTCGAAGGCTTCCGTCACCCCTTCGCGCCCTGCGTAGAGACGGTCGGGCGAGGCCTCCGCGCTTGCGACCAGCCTTATGTGGCGGTCGTAGAGCGTGTCTATGAGCAGGATGAAGCGCTTGCTCGCATTGCGCCGGGTCTGGTCCATCACCGGGATATGGTCGATGAAGATCGTATCGAAGCGCTCGGCGATGGCGAGATAATCGCGCGCGCCGAGCGGCGCGTCGCACAGATCGGCGAAGGTGAAGCGGGCAGCCTTGCCGGAGGCGCGCGGCACATTCACGTGACGCCCCATGACCTCGAGCTTCACAGGCGCCTCGCTGCGCCCTTCGGTCGCCGCCGCCCAGGCCTCGTCCATCTGTCCGTCGGTCGCCGGGCCGAGCGGCGTGACGTAGACCGGCAGGTGGCTGAGCTTCAGCATCCGGTAGTCGGTCGGGATGTCGACCGCGACCACGTCGACATTGTCCTTCAGCGTCTGGATGAACGGCAGGAACAGCCCCCGGTTCAACCCGTCGCGGTAAAGATCGTCGGGGGCGACGTTCGAGGTGGCGACGAGCGTGACGCCGTTGGAGAACAGCGCCGTGAACAGGCGCGACAGGATCATCGCGTCGGCGATGTCGGTGACGGTGAACTCGTCGAAGCAGAGCAGGCGGGATTCGGCGGCGATCGCGGCCGCCACCGGCGGGATCGGATCGTCGCCCTTGACGGTGCCCGCCTTCAGCGCCGCGCGATGCAGGCCGATGCGGTCGTGCACGTCGGCCATGAACTCGTTGAAATGCGCGCGCCGCTTCTGCTTGAGCGGAGCCAGGCGGAAGAACATGTCCATCAGCATGGTCTTGCCGCGCCCCACCCCGCCATAGACGTAGAGGCCGCGAACGGCGGACGGCGCCTTCTTGCGCGCGAACAGCCAGCCGAGCGCATTGGTCTTGGCCGCGGCGTTCGACGCGCCGAGTTCGGCGATCACCCGGTCGAACCGGAGCGTCAGCGCCTCCTGGACGGGATCACGCGAGATCTCGCCCTTCTCGACCAGGCGGCCATAGTCGTGGCGCAGCGAGGGGTAGGCCGCCAGCCCTGCATGAGAAGCCATGGAGACCGGCCGGGTAAACGGCTAACGGGAGAAGCTGATCGGCGTGCCGCCAGCCGTCTGGCCGTCATACTTCTCCGCGCCGGAGGAATAGAGCCGTGCGACCACGTTGCCGGTGTTGTCCTTGAGCACGACCTGCTTGCCGGCGACGTTCCAGGCGGCGACGTTGGCGGCATCGCCCGGGCAGCGCAGCGAGGCGGCGCGGAAGTCCGAGGCCTGCTTGGTGAGGCTGAGCATCATCTGGCAACCGCCGCCACCGGCATTCACCTTCCAGGCGCCGACCATGGCTTCCTTGGTGACGTCGGGCGCATTGGCCGGAGCTGCCGGCGGAACCGCCGGCCCTGCAGCGACCTGCGGATCGGTGGTGCTCGTGCCCGGCGCCGGCGGGAAGGCCGACGGGTCGGTCGGGCCGGCAGGCGAGGGCGGCGGAAGCTGGTTGGACGTGACCGTGCCGGAAGGCGCCGGGGTGAGCGGCGCCGGCCGCGTGTCGACCGTGTCGAAGCGCGACGTGCTGCAGCCCGCAATGGCGAGAGCCGCGCAGGCGATCAGCAGACCGCGCGTCGGGATCGTGGGGAAAAGGGCCATCTCACTCGCCATGTCGTCCTCTCCGCGGGGTGCGGACATATTGCAGGCGCCCCGTCCAGCAGTCCAATCACTACAAACGTGGCGATGTTACGAACAATTCGAGGCCAATAGGGTTAATATTCGGTTTTGGCGAGCCGAAAGCGGCATGCGAAAGTGGAATTTCCTGCCGTGCCGAAGGATAACGTTGCGTCAGATCGCCCTTCCCGGCACGAAGACATAGCCTGAGGGACCGACGATGTGGCACTCGCGCAGACCATGCGGCTTGTCGATCGAGCCCGACAGAACGATGTGGCCGCCCGCACGGGCCCGCGCCTCGATCGCGTCCGGATCCACCCCATAGACGCGGATCTCCGCACCGGCGCCGCGCACCTCCACTCCGTCGAACGCGCCGAACATCTCATGGTCGCGATAGGTGTGGTCGGCGTGGAGAAGCAGAATCGAACCGGCGAGTTCGACGACGCAGAAATCCACATCGGCGTAGACGATCCGGCCGCCGAGCACCTGTTCGCAGAACTCGCGCATCGGCGCGATCGCCGGCACCAGGAGATTGAGCCCCAGGCCGCGCGGCAGCGCCCGCCCGAACTCGTCGGCCGGCATCCAGGGATCGCCGATGCGCTTCTTGACCATGGTTCACGACCTTTTCATCCGATCCACATCTCAATCCACCGGCGGACGGTTGCGCGCAAGGTTGTCTTGCCTATCTCTGACGCGATGAACCGACGCGCCGCGCTTGCGTTGCTTGGATTGAGTGGCCTGGGCGCCGCGGCTGGAGGATTGTCTGTGTCACGTGCCAAGGCGGACAACGCGTATTACACGGGTGCAAAGTCGGATCATTTCGACGGCCGGCTGTTCTTCAACCCCGACGGCAAGGAGCTTAGCTCCTTCATCGATCTGATGCGCTGGCAGTTTGGTGGCGGGAAGGCGAAGTGGCCCGCCGCATGGCCGAGCCCGTTTCCACAGGCGAAACCCGAATCGCGCCTGGCCCCGGACGCGCTGCGCGTCACGATGGTCGGGCACGCCTCTCTGCTCATCCAGTCCGGCGGGCTGAATTTCCTCACCGATCCGGTCTGGTCGCCGCGCGCCTCTCCCTTTTCCTTTGCCGGCCCGAAGCGGGTCAATGCTCCCGGCATCGCCTTTGACGACCTGCCGCCGATCGACTACCTGCTCGTCACCCACAACCACTATGACCACATGGACGCGGCGACGCTGGCGCGGCTCAAGGCTGCCCGCGACCCGCACGTAATCACACCGCTCGGCAACGATGCGATCATGAGCAAGGCCGCACCCGGCATCCGCATCTCGACGCACGATTGGGACGAGCGGATCGATGTCGGCGAGGGCGTCGCCGTGCATGTCGAGCCTGCCCATCACTGGTCGGCGCGCGGCACGGGCGACCGCCGCATGGCGCTGTGGTCTGCCTTCACCATCGAAACTCCGGCCGGGAACGTCTACTTCGGCGGCGACACCGGCTTCCATCAGGGCCGCAACTACGAGCTGGCCCGCCGCAAACATGGCGGCTTCCGCCTCGCTTTGCTGCCGATCGGCGCCTACGAGCCGCGCTGGTTCATGGAACCGCACCACCAGAACCCCGAAGAGGCGGTCGCCGGCTTCCGGCTCCTCGGCGCGGAGCATGCGGCGGGCATCCACTGGGGCACGTTTCAACTCACCAACGAAGCGGTGGATGAGCCACGCCAGCGCCTCCACGCCGCGCTCGATGCTGAGGGCATTGTGCGCGATCGCTTCCGGGCAATGCAGCCGGGCGAAGTATGGGATGTGCCGGCCGCCGCAGCCTGACGGAACCACTGTCAGCCTCGACGCGTTCTCCCGGCGCAAGCGAGGGAGCATCCCATGGTCAAGTGGATCGTCATTCTTCTCATCGTCGCGGCAGTGGCGAGCCTGCTCGGCTTCAATGCCATCTCCGGCGCCGCCATGACCGGCGCGAAGCTGCTCATCGGCATCCTGCTGATCCTGTTCCTGCTGGTGATCCTCGGCATCGTCGTCATCGCCTGACGCGGCCTGGCTCGCGACACTGGTAATTTCGGGCCGGTTCCGCCATATAGCGGCGAGATCGCAGGGAAATTCGGCCGTGACGGCTCCGGACGTGCAATTCGCCAAGATGAACGGGCTCGGCAACGAGATCATCGTTGCCGACATGCGCGGCACGTCGGCGCGCGTCTCGCCCGCCGCCGCGGTCGCGCTCAATGCCGATCCGGCGACGAAGTTCGACCAGATCATGGCGATCCACGATCCGAAGACGCCCGGCACCGACTATTACGTCGAGATCCTGAATTCAGACGGTTCCCGCGCTCAGGCGTGCGGCAACGGCATGCGCTGCGTCGTGCAGGCGCTTGCGTCCGAGACCGGGCAGAAGCTGTTCACCTTCGAGACCGTCGCCGGCATCCTCTCCGCGCAGGAGCACGCCGACGGGCTGATCTCGGTCGACATGGGCGTGCCGCGGTTCAACTGGGACGAAATCCCGCTCGCGGAGGAATTCGCCGACACGCGTGCGATCGAACTGCAGGTCGGGCCGATCGACAATCCGGTGCTGCATTCGCCCTCGGTCATGTCGATGGGCAACCCGCACGCCGTGTTCTGGGTCGACCGGGACGTCTGGTCCTACGAACTCGACCGCTTCGGGCCGCTGCTGGAAAACCATCCGATCTTTCCGGAAAAGGCCAACATCTCGATCGCGCAGGTGGTCTCGCGCGATGCGCTGATCATGCGCACCTGGGAGCGCGGCGCGGGGCTGACGCGCGCCTGCGGCTCCGCCGCCTGCGCCGCCGCCGTCTCGGCCGCGCGCACAGGCCGCACGGATCGCATCGTCAGGATCACCCAGCCCGGCGGCACGCTCACCGTCGAGTGGCGCGGCAACGACCACGTCGTCATGACCGGGCCGGCGGAATGGGAATTCTCGGGCACCTTCGATCCCGCCACCGGCACCTGGGCGCGCGAAACCGAAAGCGCGGCGTGATGGCCGGCAAGGGCATCGATATCGTCACCTTCGGCTGCCGGCTGAACACCTACGAATCCGAGGTGATGCGGCGTGAGGCGACGGCAGCCGGTCTCGGCGAGCTGGACGGCGGCGCCGTCGTCTTCAACACCTGCGCGGTGACGGCCGAGGCCGTGCGCCAGGCGCGCCAGGCGATCCGCAAGGCGCGACGCGAGAACCCGGACGCGCGCATCATCGTCACCGGCTGCGCGGCGCAGACCGAGCCCGGCACCTTCGAGGCGATGGACGAGGTCGACCTCGTGCTCGGCAACGAGGAAAAGCTGAAGGCCAACTCCTACCGCGCCCTGCCGGATTTCGGTGTCAACCTGTTCGAGAAAGCTACGCGTCAACGACATCATGTCGGTGAAGGAGACCGCCTCCCACATGGTCGACGCGATCGAGGGCCGCGCACGCGCCTTCGTGCAGGTGCAGAATGGCTGCGACCACCGCTGCACCTTCTGCATCATCCCTTACGGGCGCGGAAACTCTCGCTCCGTGCCGATGGGTGCGGTGGTCGACCAGGTGAAGCGGCTCGTCGGCAACGGCTATGCCGAGGTGGTTCTGTCCGGCGTCGACATGACCAG contains:
- the dapF gene encoding diaminopimelate epimerase, with amino-acid sequence MNGLGNEIIVADMRGTSARVSPAAAVALNADPATKFDQIMAIHDPKTPGTDYYVEILNSDGSRAQACGNGMRCVVQALASETGQKLFTFETVAGILSAQEHADGLISVDMGVPRFNWDEIPLAEEFADTRAIELQVGPIDNPVLHSPSVMSMGNPHAVFWVDRDVWSYELDRFGPLLENHPIFPEKANISIAQVVSRDALIMRTWERGAGLTRACGSAACAAAVSAARTGRTDRIVRITQPGGTLTVEWRGNDHVVMTGPAEWEFSGTFDPATGTWARETESAA
- a CDS encoding DUF1328 family protein, which gives rise to MVKWIVILLIVAAVASLLGFNAISGAAMTGAKLLIGILLILFLLVILGIVVIA
- a CDS encoding MBL fold metallo-hydrolase, which codes for MNRRAALALLGLSGLGAAAGGLSVSRAKADNAYYTGAKSDHFDGRLFFNPDGKELSSFIDLMRWQFGGGKAKWPAAWPSPFPQAKPESRLAPDALRVTMVGHASLLIQSGGLNFLTDPVWSPRASPFSFAGPKRVNAPGIAFDDLPPIDYLLVTHNHYDHMDAATLARLKAARDPHVITPLGNDAIMSKAAPGIRISTHDWDERIDVGEGVAVHVEPAHHWSARGTGDRRMALWSAFTIETPAGNVYFGGDTGFHQGRNYELARRKHGGFRLALLPIGAYEPRWFMEPHHQNPEEAVAGFRLLGAEHAAGIHWGTFQLTNEAVDEPRQRLHAALDAEGIVRDRFRAMQPGEVWDVPAAAA
- a CDS encoding protease inhibitor Inh/omp19 family protein; its protein translation is MASEMALFPTIPTRGLLIACAALAIAGCSTSRFDTVDTRPAPLTPAPSGTVTSNQLPPPSPAGPTDPSAFPPAPGTSTTDPQVAAGPAVPPAAPANAPDVTKEAMVGAWKVNAGGGGCQMMLSLTKQASDFRAASLRCPGDAANVAAWNVAGKQVVLKDNTGNVVARLYSSGAEKYDGQTAGGTPISFSR
- the mdh gene encoding malate dehydrogenase, yielding MARNKIALIGSGMIGGTLAHLIGLKELGDVVLFDIAEGIPQGKGLDIAQSAPVEGFDARLQGANDYSAIKDADVCIVTAGVPRKPGMSRDDLLGINLKVMEQVGAGIKKYAPKAFVICITNPLDAMVWALQKFSGLPKTHVVGMAGVLDSARFRHFLADEFKVSVEDVSAMTLGGHGDDMVPLVRYSTVAGIPLPDLVKMGWTTKEKLDAIVERTRKGGGEIVGLLKSGSAYYAPAASAVSMAEAYLKDKKRVLPCAAHLSGQHGLKDMYVGVPVVIGAGGVERVIEIDFNKAEQKMFDKSVAAVQGLCEACVAIAPNLGK
- the zapE gene encoding cell division protein ZapE, encoding MASHAGLAAYPSLRHDYGRLVEKGEISRDPVQEALTLRFDRVIAELGASNAAAKTNALGWLFARKKAPSAVRGLYVYGGVGRGKTMLMDMFFRLAPLKQKRRAHFNEFMADVHDRIGLHRAALKAGTVKGDDPIPPVAAAIAAESRLLCFDEFTVTDIADAMILSRLFTALFSNGVTLVATSNVAPDDLYRDGLNRGLFLPFIQTLKDNVDVVAVDIPTDYRMLKLSHLPVYVTPLGPATDGQMDEAWAAATEGRSEAPVKLEVMGRHVNVPRASGKAARFTFADLCDAPLGARDYLAIAERFDTIFIDHIPVMDQTRRNASKRFILLIDTLYDRHIRLVASAEASPDRLYAGREGVTEAFEFARTASRLNEMQSREWVEGAGA
- the sucD gene encoding succinate--CoA ligase subunit alpha, which encodes MSILIDKNTKVIVQGLTGKTGTFHTEQALAYYGTQMVAGIHPKKGGEKWTGSKGETLPIFATVGEAKEATGATASVVYVPPAGAAEAIIEAIEAEVPLIVCITEGIPVMDMVKVKARLDRSKSRLIGPNCPGIVTPNECKIGIMPGNIFKKGSVGVVSRSGTLTYEAVFQTSNEGLGQSTAVGIGGDPVKGTEFIDMLEMFLADDETKSIIMIGEIGGSAEEDAAQFLRDEAKRGRKKPMAGFIAGRTAPPGRTMGHAGAVISGGKGGAEDKIAAMEAAGIKVSPSPARLGKTLVEAIKS
- the sucC gene encoding ADP-forming succinate--CoA ligase subunit beta, which translates into the protein MNIHEYQAKQILKSYGAPVADGVAILKADEAQNAARSLPGPLYVVKSQIHAGGRGKGKFKELGPDAKGGVRLAKSIDEVVHNVKEMLGNTLVTKQTGEAGKQVNRLYIEDGADIDRELYLSILVDRSVGRVAFVVSTEGGMDIEAVAHDTPEKIVTIAIDPEKGVTADDVKKINAAYGLSGDAAKDGESLFPILYKAFVEKDMSLLEVNPLIVMKNGRLRVLDAKVSFDNNALFRHPEIMELRDTTEEDEKEIQASKYDLAYVALDGNIGCMVNGAGLAMATMDIIKLYGAEPANFLDVGGGASKEKVTAAFKIITADPAVKGILVNIFGGIMKCDIIAEGVIAAVKEVGLKVPLVVRLEGTNVELGKKIINESGLNVISADDLDDAAKKIVAAVKG